Sequence from the Methanosarcina siciliae T4/M genome:
ACGAACAGATCTTGAGTCTGCCACCGTTGACCGCTTGGTTACTCCCGCGCCTTTTGAAATCCAATTAGGTAAAGTTATAACTAGCATATAAAGCTAATCCTGAAATAAAGCTCTTCCTGTTAATATTTGAGTTAGGAGATGAACGCCGGGATTTTTGTCCCTTTTTCCGATTCAGATTTGCAGGCTCATGTAGAGGCTCTTCAGTTTTTCTCACGAGCTGTTTACATGGACCCAGTGGAGGTACTCCGGCTCGCCCTCGATTTTCCAGAATTCAATTGCAGGCAGATCGTACGTATGAAGAGATTTCACAACTTTGATAATTTCGTCAAGGCGGGAGGAGTCAGTTTTAACAAGCAGGGCTATCTCTTTTTGCTCCTCGATATGGTCGTTCCATCGAAAGATTGAAGAAATCGGAAAACTGTTTACGCAGGCTGCAAGCTTTCTTGAAACCAGTTCTCTTGCGATTTCGGATGCGTTTTTTGTATCTCCGGTTGTAATGTAGACGATTCCAAGCATGAAACAGGCACCTCACACAAAGTTATTATAACAACAATATACCACAATAATACATAATATTATAATTCGCATAATTATTATCTATTGCCTTTGATTCTTAAAAATACACATTTAGACCCGCGCCTTTCGGACTAACCGAAATCTTGAATTCCATATAAACTTTTATATAATTATGATGTATTATATAATGCCTTTTTCGAGAAAAAGGTTTTCGAAAAAGAAATAATTCAAAACTGGATCTCATGCTATCTAAAGAAGAACTAAAATGCTTTTATAATAAGATCGACTACGGAATTAACAGCATTAATTAATTGAATGCATACCTGCTTTCATTAATTGAATGCATACCTGCTTTCCCGTATACACTGTTTAAAACAACAACTTGAAGCTTGTAAATGGCGTCCAAAGGTTGCTGGCACCAACTCTTTATGGGAGGCATTTTCTATATACAGTTGTAATTGCTTAACAGTTTAATCGATCAATTGATCAACAGTTATGCCGACGGTAAAAATCCCTATTGCCTATGGTAGAATCCCTACTGCCTATGGTAGAATCCCTACTGTCTATGGTAGAATCCCTACCTTTAAATCCCTACCTTTAATCTCTATATATATCCACATTAATATCTCACATTCAATCTCTCATAATCCAAACCCTATAATTGGTTCAGCTTAATTATTTCGGAGAATTTCCTTGAGTGGCACAAGCATTGTACTGGGTATTTTTTTAATGTACTGGTTCCTTATTTCTGTTCTTGACAGAAAAGGAATTCTGGAAAAGTATGACATAAGCACTTTCGGGCCTCTTCCTATCCTTATGATCAGGACAACAAAGGGGCTTAAGCTACTGGATGTACTTGCTCGCCCGAAACGTTACTGGAGGGTATTTGCAAACATCGGGATCCTGATGATGTTTGTCGGCATGATTGCCATGTTCCTGGTCATTGCTATTTCGGACCTTGCACTCTATACCTCATTTCTAAACGACAACGTGCCAGAGCCCGGAAAGTATAATTCAGCCAGAAATATCTTTTTGATCCCCGGAGTAAACGAGTTTATTCCATTTACCTGGGGTGTGATAGCTCTCATAGTTACGCTTGTAGTGCACGAGTTTTCCCATGCAATCCTCTGCCGGGTTGAAAACATCAGGGTCAAATCCATGGGTATCCTGCTTGCCCTTGTCCCAATAGGAGGTTTTGCGGAACCCGATGATGAGCAGCTCTTCGGCAAAAAAGAAGAAGTAAAAAGAGAGCTGCCTCTAACGGCAACAATTGAGGAAATAGAAGCCTGGGAACAGCAGCAAAAAGAAGAAAAACAGTTAAAAGAAATAATCAATGAATCCCCCGATCTTTCCCCCAAAGAAACAAAACCTGAGCCGGTAGTAACTGCCACAAGGACCCAGAGAGCCCGTATCCTTGCTGCCGGTGTTATGGCCAATTTCTCCGTTGCTTTCATAGCTTTCCTGCTCTTCTTCGGGCCCGTGCTTGGGGCGATTGCTCCGCTCAGTGATGCCATGATCGTAAGCATAAACGAAAGTTCTCCAGCTCAGCTTGCAGGGCTTCAGGAAGATATGATAATTACACAGGTCGATGACACGCCCGTCTCAACAGGCATGGACTTTCTCTCTTATCTCGAGACTGTCGAACCCGGAGACACCCTGCAAGTCCATGCCTCAAAAGACCGAGTCGTTTCAGTTTATGACCTGAAGGTGCCTTCATCATCGGAGAAATGTTACAGTGGAGTGCCTATAGGAGGGGTTGTGGAAGGAAGCCCTGCAGAAGCTGCAGGAATCGAGCCCGGAATGACAATGCTCCGGATTAACAATACAAGAATGCGAAGCATTGCGAGCTTCGTTGATTTTATGGAAGGAACAGAGGCAAACCAGACCATAGAAGTAGAGATGCTCCCCTCTGCAAATTATACGGGAGAACTTACTGAAAACGGCACTGCTGTCTTTGAGGTCAGGCTAATTTCCAATCCGGAGGAGAGTGAAAGCGGTTTTCTTGGAGTGATTTACGGAAGTAACGGAGTGCTTGATTGCCGGATGCTCGGGATTTCTATCTGGATGCCCCAGTCCGGATACTATCTTGAAGCACTGAAGAAGATCCCTTCCATCCTTAACCATGCCGTGGGCTGGATCATCCTGTTCGGGCTTCCTATCTACGGGTTTGCAGGGGAAGGCTTCCGCGGTTTTTCAGGCACAATCGCTCAGTTCTATCAGCCCGTTGGCTGGGCAGAGCCTCTGGGAGTCGGAATTTTCTGGATTGCAAACTCCCTGCTCTGGATTGGCTGGCTGAACTTTTACGTAGGCCTGTTCAACTGCCTGCCTGCCGTCCCTCTCGACGGTGGCCATGTGTTCAGGGACTATACTTACTCCCTTATCTACAGGTTTACCAGGAATGAAGATGTTTCGGAAAGGGTTTCAAACTCCATTGCAGCAAGCTTCTCCATGCTGATCCTGTTCTCGTTCCTCTTCATGATATTCGGGCCTTTCATCGGGCAGTGGATGTGAATAGTCTAACCGGGAACAGTGAAAACGGGACAGGTCAAAATGAACAAAATCCGAATGAAAACGGCAGGAAATTCGGCAGCAGATTAAGTTGAGTAATTCCGAAATCCGAAAATCGGGAATTTAAAGTCTTTTTCCCGTTTTTTCGCTTCTTTTTTTAATTCCGGTGTTTTTTGATCAATCAGTTACTTTTAATTCAGGATATCCAGCGATCGAATCCCTCAGTTTTCCTTTCCTGCGCCGCACTGTGCCTGTGCCGGGCCACCAGCAGGATAAAAAGCGGCCTACAGAGAGACCTGGCGACTAAGAGAAACAAAGCAATTGGAAAAACATTCCAGGGCTGAAAGAATTCATCCCATATCCTGAAAGCCGTTCCTGAAATGTGTAAGTATAAAACACCTCTACCAACCTGTCTGGTAGCTTTCTCAAAAAAAAGAGATGGGTAGGCGGAAAGTAGAGAATGTTTGAAAATGCAGTAAAGAGCAGACGTAAATTACATTTACCTTTCTCTTCTTTTTTTGGCAAGACTGCTCTCCTGCATCTCTTTATTTTGCCATTGTTTTTAGCTAGTCCTCTTGAGCGCAGCTCACTTCTTAACCCATAAATAGTCTGCTTGAGCTCAGCTTATTTCTTAACCCATCAAGTAGTCTGCTTGAGCGTAGCGAAACAGACAGCGCACTGCAGAGTCGCAACTCTGCTGGCACAACTCTGCTGGCACAACTCTGCTGGCACAACTCTGCTGGCACAACTCTGCTGGCACAACTCTGCTGGCACAACTCGGCCAAAACATAAGATATTAATAAAGAGTATAGAGATATTAATAAAGATTACAGGTATTTTGACCTTAGGTATTTTGACCTGGTTCAGCAGAATAAATAAGGCAGGGCGCGAAAAATGTTTTCTTTTGAGAAAAAAAAGCCGAGTCGCAGATCAAAATTTCGAAAAATCATGCGCAAAAGGCCCAATCTGGCATACAAGCTTGCAGCCTTGCTCCTGCTCATTATTTATATTCTACTTTTTAAATATATTATGATTTTTGAACACCAGCCGGAAAATGCAAACGCTGTCACAGCTATTTACTGGGCTACAACTACCATTGCAACGGTAGGGTACGGTGATGTGGTCTTTACATCGTTGCCGGGAAGAGTCTTTTCCATAGCCGTCCAGGTCACGGGAATTATTCTGATTTCAGGTTTTCTTGCAACTTATGTTATCACTCCCTGGATGGACAGAATTATCAAATTCAGGCTGCCCAGGAAAGTCCCTTCCAGTATGAAAGGGCATATCATCATCTGCGGGTACAACCAGCTGGTTGAGACTCTGATTGACGAACTGGCAGAGCAGGAGATAACTTTCATAATAATCGAGGACGAGGAAGACGTAATTAAAGAACTTGTTTACAGGGATATCCCCTGCATTTTCGGGACTCCGAGTGATAAGCAGACCCTGCTGAACGGGAGTATTGAAAAAGCCAGGATCCTTATTGCCAACAAGTCTGATGAGAGAAATGCAAATATCGTGCTGACTGCCCGGGAGTTCCAGCATCTTAATATTGTTGCCATCGTTGAGGATAGGTTAAACTCAAAATACCTGAAATACGCCGGTGCAGACATGGTTGTGTCTCCCAAATCAATGTTCGGGCAGTTTATAGGCAGAAAGGCTATGGATAGGCTTGTAAGCCGGGTGACAGGGACGACTGAGATTTTCAAAGGGGTACACGTCACGGAATTTCCGATTTACATCAAGAGCCCGCTGATAGGCAAAACCCTTAAGGAAGTATCCAGTCAGCGGCTGACTGGCGCAAGAATTGTTGGAATCTGGAAAAGTGGAGCTCTTTCTTTTAATCCTAAAGAAGACGACGTCATCCGGGGCAACTCCGTTCTGCTGGCTGTGGGAACGCCGGAAGAGCTTGCAAAACTGAAGAAACTTACACATTGAATTTTATGACATATTCTTTTATGGCATACTAATCCAAATTTATTCAAAAACTCTAAGGGATTATTCAAAAACTCTCAGGGATTAACGATGGAGTCAAAAGGGCATCTTGTAGTACTCGGGTACGGAGACGTTGGAAAGAGCATTGTGAGCGAACTCTCCGGGGGACCGTTTCGCTTCGTAGTAGTGGACTCTAACGAGAAGGTTTTTGAGAATGTGGAATTCGAACATCTCGTGGGCAACGGGGCGGATGAGGAGGTCATAGTCGCAGCCGGAGTAAAGACCTCATCCTTTGTATTTGTGGCCCTGAATGATGATACCAATGTTATTTTCGCAACCCTTATTTGCAGGGGGCTTAACCCTGAAGCTACCATCGTGGCGAGGGCAAACTCTGTAAAATCCATCGATAAGATTTACAAGGCAGGGGCGGACTATGTCGGGTCTCTTTCCATAGTTGCAGGCCAGATGCTGGCAAAAATGAGTGCAAACTGTATCGGGAAGGTCTGCAGGATCGATGAGGATATAATGCTTTACGAGGGCATAGAAATCGAAAAGCACCACATTGAGAAAGGCTCTTACCTTGACAAAAAATCAATAGAAGAACTGGACCTCGAAAGAAGAATCGGGTGCACTGTAATAGGTATTGAGCGCGGAGGGCTTGTCAGCACGGCTATAAACAAACAGACCGTACTCAGGGCAGGAGACATAGTAGCGGTAGTAGGAAGCAGCAAGCAGATCACGGAGTTTAAGGAGAAATATCTTGATTAATTGCCGGTAAATCAGCACAACTAAAAGGCCTGTTTTTTAACCACCTAAGGCCTGTTTTTTAACCACCTGTAACTCTATTTGCTTTTGTAACCACCTTTTCCTGTAAATTTTTTGAGGCATTTTTTCTGACAACTTAATTTAATTTTTCAGGAATAAATGTATTGGAGAAAATATACTATATTAAAATAGATGCTTACTTTTTATAGTAAGTAAGTGATTTACTTAATCAAATTAATGAGAAATTATTTTCGCATTAAAAACTTATCGCGTTTAAAGATGTGATAGCATGGAGAGTTTGTCTACCGGAGTAGAAGGATTGGATTTACTGACAGAGGGAGGATATCCTAAAGGAAAGTGTATTCTGGTTACCGGACCTCCGGGTTCGGGAAAAACCATCCTTGGGCTTCATTTCCTCCACAGGAGCTGCCAGGAAGGCAAAAAATGCATACTTGTTCTTACCAGAGAACTTACCGCAGATATCCTCACTCAGGCCCGTAGCCTCAAGCTTAACCTGGAGCCTTTCCTTGAAAACGGTCAGCTCCACATAAGGAATATTTTCGAAGATAAAATGAACAAGATCAAAAGCGTCTCAAAATTCGGAAAAGGGCTCTGTGCCGTGGATACGGATATTATCGAATATCTGAGCTCAATGTCATCGGAAGTTGATGTAGTGGTCATTGACAACATCGGAGTAATGGCAATAACTCACGATATAAGGGAGTTTGCCGATGAGTTCAGCTCAATAAGCATTATCCTCCTGAAAAACGGGTGTACAAGCCTTTTCGTCATGGACGAGGACTCTTACGAACTGACTCACAGGCTTACAGGTTATATGGTTTTCGGACTGATTAGACTCACAACACAGGAAAATTACAGTTCAGGAAAGACAAAGCAATATCTTTACATTGAGAAGATGAGAAATACTCCAGTCCCGGTCAAGTATTCCCTCTTTGACATTACCCCCCAGGGGCTCAGAGTCATTTCAGGCATGAAACCCTTCCTCAAATGATCTGGTAAACTCTCTGACTGGCTTTTTGAAATGGAAAAGTGAACCCTGTGGCAGCGGAAATAAGGATATATGGAAGCAGGAGTTTCTTCTTTTTTCTCCATTTTTTTAGACCATGGAATTTGTCAGTGCATTTCTTACAGTTAAGAAAAAATTAATATCTTATCATTATATGATGGTCAGAAATATAGGGACGTCTGGAAATAGAGGTTAAAACCTATAAAAATGGAATTAAGAGGGAATATGAATAGGTGGAAAGGAATTAAATGAAGATATCTATGCTGCTTTTATGATAAATTCACAGCAGTCATTCCTGTTTCCTATGGTTTTCAGAGCTTCGAGACTGTAGCTTGAATCTACTTTCATAGTTATGTTTGAAAAGATCTTTCTGGTAAGCGTGCAGAGAATGGGGTTTTTGCGGGCTACTTCTCCTTTCCAGGGACATTTTGTTCCTTTGACTATCCAGTATTTTTCATTTTCGCCCATAGTCGCGGAAAAGTTTCCTCCCAGCTGGTTCATTATCTCGGCGCAGACGTTTCCTGCATAAGCCAGGTCCATTTCCTGATCATTAAAATCGTACATTTCAAAAAGTGTTTTTTCGACCATGCCTGTCATCTGATTTATTATGACCTTTTTTTCTTCGTTTGAGACAAACTGGAGCAGGATCGGAATTACAGCTGTAAGGATGCTCTGTACCCGGTTCTTTACTTCGAGGCTGTCGCGCTCGGCAACCAGTCTGTCGTGAAGGCACTTGACTCTTAAGAGGGATTTTACTCTGGTCTTGAGTTCGATTCTGTTAATGGGTTTTGTAAGGAAATCATCGGCTCCTACCTCAATCCCCTTTATCCTGTCTTCAAGTTCCGAAAGGGCAGTAAGCATCAGGACCGGAATGAATTGGGTTTCGGGATTTTCTTTGAGAATTTTACAGACCTCATAACCGTTGACTTCAGGCATCATAACATCCAGAAGGACAATATCCGGATTTTCATACCTGACTTTCTGTAGTGCCTCTTTTCCACCGTAGGCAGTGATTACATCATAAGGTTCCACGGCAAGGTAGGCTTCCATGAGTTCTACATTTTCCTTCTTGTCGTCTACGATCAGGACTTTGGGTTTTTTTTTCTCATCCAACAAAGCTTCCTCCCTCTGGTTCATGAATCTTGATTCCTTCGGATGCTATCTCAAAAATAGACATATCCGGAGAAATAGGAGTGCTGCGCATCTTGGGTATGCACAGATACCGCTCCATTTTTCCAAGATATGCGTTCTCTTTTACCAGGAGACGAATAGAGCCGTAGACCGAGTATTCGGCAAGCTGGTGAGTCAGGTTGTATGCTGATTCATCCATAATTAAGAGGGTAGTACATCCTTTCTTTCTCACGAGATAGGCCAGTCCGTCAAACTGGTCTCTTAGCTTTTTTTTAGAAACTCTCAGAGCAAAAGTGCCCAGGTTATCTATTACAAGGCATTCTGTTCCTTCACGTATGAATTCCATAAGGTTAGGAAGTTCAATGTCCAGGCTTTCGGGCTTAAACCCGTACCTTGTCTGCCCTATACTTTCCGAACGGCTCTCAAATATGTTTTCTATGGTGAGCTGTCCGCTTTCATAATACGGTTTAAGGTCATGCCCCAGCATTTGAGCTTGGTAGAGTATATCTTCAGGAGTTTCTTCGGTTGCGATCATCAGGCATTTTCTTCCCTCAACACAGCTCCTGTAAATGAAATGGATTCCAAAGATAGTTTTTCCACTCCCGGCTACCCCTGTTATCAGGGTTGCTTTGTTCACAGGATAACCCCCTATCAATTTTCTGTCAAGCTCTTCTATGCCTGTTGAAATCCTCTCCATTTTTGTATACCTTCATTCTTCTTTGTATTTTACCCTGTTATTCACATTTGTTTATAGCCTGAGATGTAGTGATTTTCTATCTAATTTTATTGATATAGACAATGGCATGTCCTGCCTCTGTATACCAATACTTATATTGATATGATGTCGAAAATTACTTTTACATATTAAAAGAACTTTTGTAATATAAAAGTTATGTATGTGGTATATTTCCTTTTTGTTTCGGGAATATTTCTATAACTTTGGCTTAATTTGAGTCCTAAATTTCTCATTTTTTTCATTCTATCTAATTTTTTTATTTGCACAGTTTAACTTCATAAACATTTTTCCCAAGAATATCCTTCTGGACCTGTTTTTCTTTTCTGTCCTCTTTTCTGTCCTCTTTTCTTAATTCTGAGAGAAACCTTTAATATGGATAGTTACTATCACTACTGCGGCACTGCGGGCTCGTGGGGTAGCCAGGATATCCTAATGGGCTTCGAAGTAAGATTTTTACGAAGATACCCATTGACTCGTGTTCGAATCGCGGCGGGCCCGTTAATCTACTTTTTACCCGATTCCTTTAATTTTGACATGAACTTATTATCATTTCCTGACTAAACTCGCTTTCGAAAAATTGTCTATGTGTTTTACGATCTTCCCGGAATTACCTGTAAAGGTGTTAATCCTTTGATTTTTTTCAAAAAAGAGGCCCCAGGGACTACAAAAAGAGGTCCATTGATGGAAAAGAAACCCGACCTTTCATTGAAAACAAAATGGATTGATGGAAAAAACTCTGATGAGCTGGAAGATGCCTTTTATGTCCGCAGGGAGGTTTTCATAAAAGAACAAAACGTTCCCGAACCAGAGGAACTTGACGAAGCTGATCTTAGCTCCTGGCATGTAGTTGTGTATGCATCTGACAGGCCGGTTGCTACAGGCAGGCTTTGTAATAATGAAAGAACCTGGCTTATCGGAAGGATTTCCGTCCTGAAGGAATTCCGGGGAAAGCAGATTGGCAAACTCGTTGTGGAAAAGCTTCTGGAAAAAGCTGTTGGACTTGGGACAGGGGCCGTCCACATTAACGCACAGACCCATGCTGTAAGCTTTTATGAGAAGTTTGGGTTTATCGCCTATGGGGAAATTTTTCTTGAAGCTAACATAGAACATATATCAATGATAAAAATTTTTGATGCTGAGGCTGCAAGAAGTTTGTTGAGCAAGAAGTTTGTTGAGCAAGAGAATTATTGAAAAAGAAAATTAATAATATTAGAATTAATAATATTATTATCTTAAATCGAAAAGGGCATATTTTCAATAATGTCGATGTCTCCGAGGGCCTCCGGTTTATTTCTGTATTCTTCTGGCAGAAATACAGAATAGTAGACAACGATTTTCATATTATTACCCGATCATTCGCCTGCACCAAAAGCTGCTTTAAGCTTGAGTTCATCTTCTTTTGAGAGGGATGTCCTCACTATTGTTGCGTTGAATTTGTTCAGTTTTTCAAGAGCTTTGTCTTCCGTCCATTTTGAGATCAAAAGAAAAAGGGCAGATCCACCCGGTTTAATGGTTTCACCCACTTCTTTGATGAAGTCATCGTTTATTCCATAATCGTAAAGTTTACTGGAGATTGCACCGGCAACGGCGCCAATTGCCAGCCCGAGCCAGGGCATCCAGAAAAAAAGTCCTATCAGCATACCCCAGAATGCTCCCCCTAATGCACCCGCACCAACGAGGTGTGTTGCTTGTTTAACCTTTACTTTCCCGTCAGGTTTGCGAACAACAGTGGCAGCATCATCAAGAACTATCAACTCTTCCTTTTTGAGCTGGTTTATAGTTTCATCCATTTCAGACGCGCCGGTCTCATTCGGAAATGCAAAAACAATTAACTCACTCATGTTCCAAATCTCCTTTTGTTTACTCGATTTCAGTTCAAAATACGAAATTAACATAATCAAATGTCGAGTTTTATAAAGAGACCCCCATAATTAACGGGTTAAAACGATATTTAAGTTTTCGCAAGTGAGCAAGGTTTTTTTGAGAAGCTTTCTTAAAAATAAAAAAATTCTTACTTCAGTTTCTTTGCTAAGATTAAAATGAAAAACAGGATAAAGCCAGGTTAATATAATTTGATGATGCATTGTTCTATGGGGAGAAGAGAAAACAAAGCAAAAAACAATTCTTAAGAAAAAATGATGTTACAGAAAAGTAAGGTTTTTGGGCAGTAAGGTTATTGGGATGCAGGGTTATGGGGCAGTTTGGTCAATTTCATTAACAGAAGTATTAATTGAAAAACAAGTTCATTCAATTGAACCACAAGTTCATTCAATTAAAAAATGAGTACATTCTGTTTTCTCTTCAGCGTTTTGCTCTTAGTTTGCGCTTAGTTTTGCGCTTAGTTTTGCGCTTAGTTTTGCGCTTAGTTTTGCGCTTAGTTTTGCGCTTAGTTTTGCGCTTAGTTTTGCGCTTAGTTTTGCGCTTAGTTTTGCGCTTAGTTTTGCGCTTATTGTATTTTTGTTGGAACTAAATTGGATGTGAATTCTCGAAATATATGTTCAGATTACACGATAACTTTCAGATTACACGATAACTTTCAGATTACACGATAACTTTCAGATTACACGATAACTTTCAGATTACACGATAACTTTCAGATTACACGATAACTTTCAGATTTAGTGAGTAACATCCATGTAAAAAGAAGTGGTCACTTCCAGAAGTGAAAAGGTGCGATGCAATCATGAGGGGAGCTTTCAAGGAGCATATGGAAAATAAAAATAACTCTTCTAACCTCGGCTCGGTCGTCTCGGTGCGTGGCAGTATCGTTGATATAAGGTTTGAGAAGTATTTGCCTCCCATATATTCATTGCTACGCGCAGGAAAAGATGGAAGAATTGCCATTGAAGTCCTGACCCAGCTTGATTCGCATCACGTTAGGGGGATTGCACTGACTCCTACGGAGGGGCTTTCCAGGGGCACGCTGGTAGAAGATACGGGCGGCCCATTGAAGGCACCTGTAGGCAGCGGAATTCTTTCTCGCATGTTCGATGTGTTTGGAAATCCCATAGACCACAGGGATCCTCCATCAAACGTCCGGTGGCGCACAATCCATCAAGCTCCGCCTCCTCTTATACGTCGGTCAACGCGATCTGAAATCTTCGAGACCGGAATAAAAGCCATAGATGTGCTGGTGCCCCTTGAACGCGGAGGCAAAGCAGGCCTGTTCGGAGGGGCGGGGGTTGGTAAAACGGTGCTCTTAACCGAAATGATTCACAATGTAGTCAGGCAGCAACGGGGAGCGAGTATTTTTTGCGGAATAGGGGAGCGTTGTCGTGAAGGGGAAGAACTTTACCGTGATATGAAAGAAGCAGGTGTGCTTCCGAATACTGTTATGGTGTTCGGTCAGATGAACGAGCCACCTGGTGCTCGTTTTCGGGTGGGACATGTGGCACTTACAATGGCAGAGTATTTCCGGGATGATGAACACCGGGATGTGCTGCTGCTTATCGACAACATTTTTCGGTTCATCCAGGCTGGCTCGGAAGTATCCGGCCTGATGGGGCAGATGCCCTCGCGGCTTGGCTACCAGCCGACAATGGGCACCGAGTTATCGGAGCTCGAAGAGCGCATATCCAACACCGATGCCGGAGCCATCATGTCAATTCAGGCAGTATATGTGCCGGCTGATGATTTCACAGATCCTGCAGCTGTGCATACGTTTTCGCATCTTTCGGCATCAATTGTCCTCTCGCGCAAAAGGGCAAGTGAGGGGCTTTATCCGGCTATTGACCCCCTGCAGTCAAATTCAAAAATGTCCACGCCCGGGATCATTGGCGAAAGGCATTATCGCCTGGCCCAGGAAATCCGGCAGACGCTCGCGCAATATGCGGAACTCAAAGACATCATCTCCATGCTCGGCCTGGAACAGCTCTCGCCGGAGGACAGGAACGTTGTCGATCGCGCTCGCCGCCTGGAGCGTTTCCTCACCCAGCCGTTTTTCACCACTGAGCAGTTCACCGGTTTCAAAGGCAAATTCGTTACTCTCTCAGATGCGCTTGACGGCTGCGAACGTATCCTGCGCGACGAATCCGAAGACTACCCGGAAAGCGATCTCTACATGATCGGGACAATTGACGAAGCAATAGCCAAAAAATCAAGCAGGGACCAGACATGAATTCTCCACTCATGAATCTCAAGATTCTTCTGCCGTTCCAGGTCTTTGCCGAAAAGAAAGGGGTATCCCGTATAGTTGCAGAGACTCGTGAAGGTTCTTTCGGACTCCTGCCACACCGGCTTGATTGTGTTGCGGCTCTGGAACCCGGGATTTTAATCTACGAAACCGAGGCAGAAGGAGAAGTTTATGTGGCTGTTGATGAAGGCATACTGGTCAAGGCAGGTAAGGAAGTACTGGTCTCGGTGCGCAGCGCCATTGTCGGGACTGACCTCAGCCAGTTAAGGGAGGCAGTGGAAAGAGAGTTTTTGACCCTGGACGAAAGCGAGAAAAAAATGCGTTCAGTGATGACAAAATTAGAAATCGGGCTTATGCGCCGCTTAGCGGAGTTTCGGAATGACTGACAGATCGAAAGAGAAACCCTCAAAGGCTGAGCCCCCCCTGGCCCGCCATGTCGGGACAAAAGCTAAACGCAAACTCAAAGCGCAGCGTGAAGTGAATCGGACTGTCTGGCTCGGTCTGGGTATGATGGGGCTTATCGGCTGGTCCGTGGCAATTCCCACACTGCTTGGGGCGGTCCTTGGGCTCTGGCTGGACAAAAACTATCCAGAGAGCTTTTCCTGGACGCTTACACTGCTTATTATAGGCCTGCTTGCAGGCTGCTTGAATGCATGGCATTGGATAGCCAGGGAGCATAAGGAAATCCGGGAAGAAGAGGAGGATAACAATGAGTGAAGTTTTCAATCTGATTCTCGCACTGGGAGCTGGCTTTTTGCTCGGGGCTTTTTTCTTCGGCGGTCTCTGGTGGACTGTTCGGAGGGGCCTTTCATCCGGACAACCTGTACTCTGGTTCTTCGGTAGTCTACTGCTGCGGACGGGCATTACTGTTGCTGGGTTTTACTTTGCTTCGGGCGGACATTGGGATAGACTGCTCATGTGCTTACTCGGATTTTTCATTATGCGCCATATAGTGACCAGGCTCACCAGAATTCCGGAGGAAGAGTCGAACCAATTGACAAAGGAGGCCGGGAATGCGACTTAGTCCTGATGAGCTGATTTTCTGGCAGTACGGCTTCATCAAACTCAACGCTACGATTGTGTA
This genomic interval carries:
- a CDS encoding F0F1 ATP synthase subunit epsilon; this encodes MNSPLMNLKILLPFQVFAEKKGVSRIVAETREGSFGLLPHRLDCVAALEPGILIYETEAEGEVYVAVDEGILVKAGKEVLVSVRSAIVGTDLSQLREAVEREFLTLDESEKKMRSVMTKLEIGLMRRLAEFRND
- a CDS encoding AtpZ/AtpI family protein is translated as MTDRSKEKPSKAEPPLARHVGTKAKRKLKAQREVNRTVWLGLGMMGLIGWSVAIPTLLGAVLGLWLDKNYPESFSWTLTLLIIGLLAGCLNAWHWIAREHKEIREEEEDNNE
- the atpD gene encoding F0F1 ATP synthase subunit beta, whose protein sequence is MKRCDAIMRGAFKEHMENKNNSSNLGSVVSVRGSIVDIRFEKYLPPIYSLLRAGKDGRIAIEVLTQLDSHHVRGIALTPTEGLSRGTLVEDTGGPLKAPVGSGILSRMFDVFGNPIDHRDPPSNVRWRTIHQAPPPLIRRSTRSEIFETGIKAIDVLVPLERGGKAGLFGGAGVGKTVLLTEMIHNVVRQQRGASIFCGIGERCREGEELYRDMKEAGVLPNTVMVFGQMNEPPGARFRVGHVALTMAEYFRDDEHRDVLLLIDNIFRFIQAGSEVSGLMGQMPSRLGYQPTMGTELSELEERISNTDAGAIMSIQAVYVPADDFTDPAAVHTFSHLSASIVLSRKRASEGLYPAIDPLQSNSKMSTPGIIGERHYRLAQEIRQTLAQYAELKDIISMLGLEQLSPEDRNVVDRARRLERFLTQPFFTTEQFTGFKGKFVTLSDALDGCERILRDESEDYPESDLYMIGTIDEAIAKKSSRDQT
- a CDS encoding ATPase domain-containing protein, whose amino-acid sequence is MERISTGIEELDRKLIGGYPVNKATLITGVAGSGKTIFGIHFIYRSCVEGRKCLMIATEETPEDILYQAQMLGHDLKPYYESGQLTIENIFESRSESIGQTRYGFKPESLDIELPNLMEFIREGTECLVIDNLGTFALRVSKKKLRDQFDGLAYLVRKKGCTTLLIMDESAYNLTHQLAEYSVYGSIRLLVKENAYLGKMERYLCIPKMRSTPISPDMSIFEIASEGIKIHEPEGGSFVG
- a CDS encoding DUF1269 domain-containing protein; amino-acid sequence: MSELIVFAFPNETGASEMDETINQLKKEELIVLDDAATVVRKPDGKVKVKQATHLVGAGALGGAFWGMLIGLFFWMPWLGLAIGAVAGAISSKLYDYGINDDFIKEVGETIKPGGSALFLLISKWTEDKALEKLNKFNATIVRTSLSKEDELKLKAAFGAGE
- a CDS encoding N-ATPase subunit AtpR; the encoded protein is MSEVFNLILALGAGFLLGAFFFGGLWWTVRRGLSSGQPVLWFFGSLLLRTGITVAGFYFASGGHWDRLLMCLLGFFIMRHIVTRLTRIPEEESNQLTKEAGNAT
- a CDS encoding GNAT family N-acetyltransferase, producing the protein MEKKPDLSLKTKWIDGKNSDELEDAFYVRREVFIKEQNVPEPEELDEADLSSWHVVVYASDRPVATGRLCNNERTWLIGRISVLKEFRGKQIGKLVVEKLLEKAVGLGTGAVHINAQTHAVSFYEKFGFIAYGEIFLEANIEHISMIKIFDAEAARSLLSKKFVEQENY